One window of Triticum dicoccoides isolate Atlit2015 ecotype Zavitan chromosome 5A, WEW_v2.0, whole genome shotgun sequence genomic DNA carries:
- the LOC119300907 gene encoding uncharacterized protein LOC119300907: MAAVWMALAVMLVAAAQVAVAAPVMAPAFLWAPKNYGLSPNEAKEVVHYQTISPKSLADSVLEEGGWSNLVCSKDGPQKNVDVAVLFLGSKLQSSDISKDKQVDPALADILKLSFSSSEFSMAFPYVAMSDDEALENSLLSGFTENCEDGSGGNHITYTDTCTASSESVKKHLNMDSVQDLVKSRMGNNQPTELIVFCSGGFKDNAKSEGQLLLDLVSVLDKSGAKYTVLYASQPYGLLENPSDLPLARYLAEKTNTTKPVLEKCDGECQLKSTLLEGVFVGVVLLIILISGLCCMMGIDTPSRFEAPQD, from the exons ATGGCGGCGGTCTGGATGGCGTTGGCGGTGATGCTGGTCGCTGCTGCTCAGGTGGCGGTGGCTGCCCCGGTGATGGCGCCGGCCTTCCTCTGGGCGCCCAAGAACTACGG ACTTAGTCCCAATGAGGCTAAAGAAGTAGTCCACTATCAGACAATCTCCCCAAAGAGTTTAGCTGATTCTGTTCTCGAGGAAGGTGGCTGGTCAAACTTGGTG TGTTCAAAGGATGGTCCTCAAAAGAATGTTGATGTTGCAGTTCTTTTTCTTGGATCAAAG CTACAATCATCAGACATCTCTAAAGATAAACAGGTCGATCCTGCTTTAGCGGACATACTAAAG CTGTCCTTCTCAAGCTCCGAGTTTTCCATGGCATTCCCTTATGTTGCCATGTCAGACGACGAAGCACTAGAGAACTCATTGCTATCTGGATTTACTGAGAATTGTGAGGATGGTTCTGGAGGAAATCATATCACTTACACAGACACGTGTACTGCAAGCAGTGAAAGTGTGAAGAAACATCTGAACATGGATTCTGTTCAA GACTTGGTGAAGTCACGGATGGGAAACAACCAACCAACTGAGCTAATCGTCTTCTGTAGCGGTGGTTTCAAGGACAATGCAAAATCAGAAG GGCAGTTGCTTTTGGATCTGGTTTCTGTTCTTGACAAGTCTGGGGCTAAATACACAGTTCTTTACGCATCTCAACCCTATGGTTTGCTGGAGAATCCTTCGGACCTGCCATTAGCCAGGTATCTTGCAGAGAAGACCAATACAACTAAACCTGTCCTAGAGAAATGCGATGGAGAATGCCAATTAAAATCAACTCTCCTGGAAGGAGTTTTTGTG GGTGTGGTGCTGCTTATCATCTTGATATCAGGACTTTGCTGCATGATGGGGATCGATACCCCGTCAAGGTTTGAGGCTCCCCAGGATTAA
- the LOC119300909 gene encoding NAC domain-containing protein 1-like, which translates to MPMGSSSAAMPALPPGFRFHPTDEELIVHYLGRQAASMPSPVPIIAEVNIYKCNPWDLPGKALFGENEWYFFSPRDRKYPNGARPNRAAGSGYWKATGTDKAILSTPANESIGVKKALVFYRGKPPKGVKTDWIMHEYRLTAADNRTTKRRGSSMRLDDWVLCRIHKKCNNLHNFSSSDQEQEHEQESSTTVEGSHNNHTVSSPKSEAFDGDGDDQLQLQQFRPMAIAKSCSLTDLLNTVDYAALSHLLLDGAGAGASSSDAGADYQLPPENPLIYSQPPWQQTLHYNNNNNGYVNIDTIDVPQIPEARVDDYGMNGDRYNGMKRKRSSGSLYCSQLQLPADQYSGMLIHPFLSQQLHM; encoded by the exons ATGCCAATGGGCAGCAGCAGCGCCGCCATGCCCGCCCTCCCTCCCGGCTTCCGGTTCCaccccaccgacgaggagctcatcGTCCACTACCTCGGCAGGCAGGCCGCGTCCATGCCCAGCCCCGTGCCCATCATCGCCGAGGTCAACATCTACAAGTGCAACCCATGGGACCTCCCCG GCAAGGCCTTGTTCGGGGAGAATGAGTGGTACTTCTTCAGCCCCCGGGATCGCAAGTACCCCAACGGCGCGCGCCCCAACCGCGCCGCCGGGTCCGGCTACTGGAAGGCCACCGGCACCGACAAGGCCATCCTGTCCACGCCGGCCAACGAGAGCATCGGCGTCAAGAAGGCGCTCGTCTTCTACCGGGGCAAGCCGCCCAAGGGCGTCAAGACCGACTGGATCATGCACGAGTAccgcctcaccgccgccgacaaCCGGACCACCAAGCGCAGAGGATCCTCCATGAGG CTGGATGACTGGGTGCTGTGTAGGATCCACAAGAAGTGCAACAACTTGCACAACTTCTCCTCCTCTGACCAGGAACAGGAGCACGAGCAGGAGAGCTCCACCACCGTGGAGGGCTCGCACAACAACCACACCGTGTCGTCGCCCAAGTCGGAGGCcttcgacggcgacggcgacgaccagCTGCAGCTGCAGCAGTTCCGCCCCATGGCGATCGCCAAGTCGTGCTCCCTCACCGACCTGCTCAACACCGTCGACTACGCCGCGCTCTCGCACCTCCTCCtcgacggcgccggcgccggcgcctcgTCGTCGGACGCCGGAGCAGACTACCAGCTGCCGCCGGAAAACCCGCTCATCTACTCGCAGCCTCCATGGCAACAAACGCTACACTATAATAACAATAACAATGGCTACGTGAACATCGACACCATCGACGTGCCTCAGATACCCGAGGCCCGTGTAGATGACTACGGCATGAATGGCGATAGGTACAACGgcatgaagaggaagaggtccAGCGGCAGTTTGTACTGCAGCCAGCTGCAGCTCCCGGCGGATCAGTACAGCGGCATGCTGATCCATCCGTTCCTCAGCCAGCAGCTGCACATGTGA